A stretch of Brachyhypopomus gauderio isolate BG-103 chromosome 3, BGAUD_0.2, whole genome shotgun sequence DNA encodes these proteins:
- the cox19 gene encoding cytochrome c oxidase assembly protein COX19 gives MSTAMNFGTKSFKPRPPDKGSFPLDHFGECKSFKEEFMRCLRNNKFDNAHCRIQSKEYLQCRMDKQLMSKEPLEKLGFRDLMDQPEEERKQPKD, from the exons ATGTCGACGGCGATGAATTTTGGAACCAAATCATTCAAACCCCGTCCCCCTGACAAAGGATCGTTCCCATTAGATCATTTCG GTGAATGTAAATCTTTCAAAGAAGAGTTTATGCGTTGCCTCAGAAACAATAAATTTGACAATGCGCACTGTCGAATACAGTCCAAAGAATACTTGCAATGTAGAATGGACAA GCAGTTGATGTCTAAGGAGCCTCTAGAGAAGCTCGGCTTCAGGGACCTAATGGACCAGCCCGAGGAGGAGCGCAAGCAGCCCAAAGACTAA
- the LOC143510607 gene encoding U9-ctenitoxin-Pr1a-like, which produces MFGQCIRRVPEGQEGARCKVDKDCGVSMCCARRHGERVCKRRLELGESCYVPDGGLAFSINQICPCEEGLLCRGNGQPQKRETEFAYYPDVTSWTCQIAKQ; this is translated from the exons ATGTTTGGCCAGTGCATCCGGAGAGTCCCGGAAGGCCAGGAAG GTGCCCGGTGCAAAGTAGACAAGGATTGTGGCGTTTCGATGTGCTGTGCCCGCCGTCATGGTGAGAGGGTGTGTAAGCGACGGCTGGAACTGGGCGAGAGCTGCTACGTGCCGGATGGAGGACTGGCATTCAGCATCAACCAGATCTGCCCGTGTGAGGAGGGTCTGCTGTGTCGTGGAAATGGACAACCACAGAAAAGAGA AACGGAATTTGCATACTACCCCGATGTAACAAGCTGGACCTGCCAGATTGCAAAACAATGA